In the genome of Pseudomonas sp. Teo4, the window GGCGCTTGTTGGCGCGTTTCGGGTTGGCTGCGTGACGGCGCACCAGGCCGTTGAGCACCATGCAGACCACCACCAGCACAGTGCACATCAGCGACTGGCGCAAGGCGGTGCTGGTATCACCGGCCGAGACGAAGGTGGCGAACAGTGAGATGGCCACCAGGATCAGCGCTGGCAGGTACCAGAAGCTGCCGAGGATCTCGATGGTGTCGCTCAACGTGCGTCGGGTCAGGCGCCGCGACAACGGCTGGTTGCGGATCAAATGCGCGATCGGGCGGCGGAAGCGCAGAATGAACAGCCCGGTGCACACCGCAGCGACGACGTTGGCCAGGGTCGCCAGGGTATGGGCCAGGTGGCCGCCCAGGGCCGCGGTCATGCGTGGGTCACTCATCGCCTCGCCGAACGCGGCGAAGCTGCCGATCAGCCATAGCGGGCGAAACGCCTGGTGGCGCAGGATGTGCAGCGCGCGGTGGCGATGCGGGCCATCGAGCAACGAGAAGGCGATGACGCAGATGGCCGAGAAGCAAGTACCCACCACCAGTGCGTAGGCCAGGACCATGGCCAGCGACTTGCCCAGCGAAGGGGGCAGGGCGAAGCTCAGGTACACGGTGAAGACCAGCGCTACCAGCCACGGCCCCAGCTTGCGCAGGGCAAACCGCACCAGGTCCCAGGTGCGAGGATGCTGGGGCAGTTCCTCGGTCAGCCCGAAGCGCACTCGAACCCGGTGGCCGACCCAGTTGAAGGCATAGGCCAGCAAGCTCCAGACCGCGATGACGGCGGCAAAGCCGAACAGAATCGCTGGCCATTGGTGCACCGGAACCATCAGTGCGCTGAGTTCGGTCTGGGCTTGCTCGATTTCCTGGGACCAGCGGTTGAACGGGCTGGCATCGCCGCTGAATTGCTTTTCCAGGTCATGCAGCGCACCGCCGATCAGCCCGAGCACCCCCTGTTCCACGGTGGGTTGCGACTGCTTGGTGGCATCGCGCAGCTTCTTCAGGTCGGCCAGCAGCTTGGCGCGTTGCTGGTCGTTCTCAAGGTTCTTGATCACCTCGTCCAGCGACTTGCCCAGTGGTTCGCTGGCTTCAGGTTGTGCCGGTGCGCTCGAACCCAGCAAGCCGGGGAGGCCCGCAGCCTGGACCGGGGTGATGAACAGAAGCAGCAGAAGGGTCAGGCAACGCAGGAGGGCAGGCACCGGTAAATCTACCTCAGGTCAAACGATTGACCGAGTGTAGAGGTTTATGACGGCAGTTGCTCCAGGATCTTCCAGCAGGTGAGGCCGAAGATGCCCAGGGTGCCGATCCACATCATCAGCACGCCGACGTTGCGATCACGCAGGCTGAAGCCGATGGTCAGCAGCATCAGGAACAGGAAGACGGGGATGAACAGGGACAAGAAGGGGGACATGGACAGCAATCCTTGTGCTTTGGGGCATGTCTGAAGCATAGCGGGTCGAGCGGGGAAGGGCTTGATCTTGAGCAGGTCCGGCCTTATCGCCGGCAAGCCGGCTCCCACATGGGCCGCGACGATCCTGAGATCACTGCAGTACCTGTGGAAGCCGGCTTGCCGGCGATAAGGCCGGACCTGCTTGCATCAAGGCAATTCGCGGCTGCGGTAGAACGCCGTCAGCACTTTCACCAGGTGCGCCAGGTCATGGCTGCCGCACAGCTCGCGGATCGAGTGCATGGCGAAGGTCGGCAGGCCAATGTCGACCGTGCGCACGCCCAGGTGGCTGGCGGTGATCGGGCCGATGGTCGAGCCACAGCCCATGTCGCTGCGCACCACGAAGCTCTGCACCGGCACTTCCTCGGCCATGCACAGGTGGCGGAAGAACCCGGCGGTTTCGCTGTTGGTGGCGTAGCGCTGGTTGTTGTTGACCTTGATCACCGGCCCGGCATTGAGTTTCGGGCCGTGGTTGCCGTCGTGCTTGTCGGCGTAGTTGGGGTGTACGCCGTGGGCGTTGTCGGCCGAGACCATCAGCGAGCGCTGGATGGTGCGCACATAGTCGTCGCCCTCGGGCAGCAGGCGTTGCAGGGTCTGCTCGAGCATCGGGCCGTCGGCGCCGCAGGCCGAGCATGAACCGACTTCCTCATGGTCGTTGCACACCAGCACACAGGTTTCGTCACTGTCGGCGGTCAGCAGCGCCTGCAGGCCGGCGTAGCACGACAGCAGGTTGTCCAGGCGGGCACCAGCGATGAAGTCGCCGTTCAGGCCGATCAGCGCGGCGTCCTGGGTGTCGTAGAAGCTCAGTTCGTAATCCAGCACCACGTCTGCGTTGAGGTCGTGCTCACGGGCCAGCTGTTCGGTGAGCAGGGCGCGGAAGTCGATGCGCTCGTCGCCCGCCACCTGCGCCAGAATCGGCGGCAGTTCGTTCTGCGGGTTGATCGCCCAGCCTTCGTTGGCGGTACGGTTCAGGTGGATCGCCAGGTTGGGGATGATCGCGATCGGCAGCTTGAAGTCGATCATCTGGCTCTCGACCTTGCCGTCACGACGGAAGGTGACCCGGCCGGCCAGCGACAGGTCGCGGTCGAACCACGGGGCCAGCAGGGCGCCGCCGTACACTTCGACGCCCAGTTGCAGGAAACCCTGGCGTTGCAGCTCGGGCTGCGGCTTGACCCGCAGGCAGGGGCTGTCGGTATGGGCACCGACCATGCGGATACCGCCCAGCAGCGGCGATTGCTTGCCCAGCTTGATGGCGATGATCGAGGAGTCGTTGCGGGTTACGTAGTAGCGACCACCAGGCACGGTGGCCCAGCTGTCGCGCTCGTCCAGGCGCTGGTAACCGGCAGCCTCGAGGCGCTGGGCCAGGCTGGCGGTGGCGTGGAAGGGCGTCGGGGAGGCCTTGAGGAATTCGATCAGGCCGGTATTCAGTGCATCGCGCATAGCTCACTCCAGACAGCAGTGGCGCGAGTTTAGCTTATTAAGTCGACAAATTGTGTCGGCCTCTTCGCGGCTAAAGCCGCTCCCACAGGTACTGCACAGCCTTTGAGAGCTGTGGGAGCGGCTTTAGCCGCGAAGAGGCCGGCGAAGGCCCGGCAAAATCAGAACGGCGCCAGGCACTCGAACTTCAACCGCTCCCCGGAAACCGGGTGGGTAAAGCTCAGCATCGAGGCATGCAGGCACAACCGCTCATGGGCCGCCAGCGCTTCAGGGTTGGCATACAGCCGGTCCCCCAGCAGCGGATGGCCGATCGACAGCATGTGCACGCGCAACTGGTGCGAGCGCCCGGTGATCGGCGTCAGCTCGACCCGGCAGTGGTCGCCACAACGCTCGATGATGCGCCAGAAGGTCAGGGCGTGCTTGCCCTGCTCGTGGTCCACCACATGCCTTGGCTTGGTGGGCGGGTCGTAGCGCAGCGGCAGGTCGATGCTGCCGCTGTCCAGCGCCGGCTGGCCCCAGCACAGTGCGGTGTAGGCCTTTTCGGTCTCCCGGTCATGGAACTGGCGCGACAGCTCGCGATGGCTGTCGGCATCACGGGCCAGCAGGATGATGCCTGACGTTTCCCAGTCCAGGCGATGGACGATCAGCGCGTCCGGGTAGCCGTTTTCCTGCAGGCGGGTGATCAGGCAATCCTTGTTGTCCTCGGCACGGCCTGGCACCGACAGCAGCAAGGTCGGTTTGTTGATCACCAGGATGGCGGCGTCTTCGTGAAGGATCTGGATGTTCGACAGCGGCATTGCGGGTTCTCAGTGTCTTGAGGGGAAAGCATTGGGGCCGCTTTACGGCCCATCGCCAGCAAGCCAGCTCCCAAAGGTACAGCGTGGACCCTGTAGGAGCCGGCTTGCCGGCGATGGGCTGCAAAGCAGCCCCAATGATCAACCTGCTCGCCGGATCAGCGGTCAGGCAAGGTGATGTTCAGTTCCAGAATCGAGCAGCTACCCTGGTTTTCCAGCTCGATGTGCACATCATCGTTGCCGATGTTCACATACTTGCGGATCACTTCAAGCAGTTCTTTCTGCAGGGCCGGCAGGTAGTCCGGCTCGCTGCGCTGGCCGCGCTCATGCGCCACGATGATCTGTAGACGCTCTTTCGCTACCGACGCGCTGGTCTGTTTCTGTCTGCCACGAAAGAAGTCAAAAAGGTTCATGGTTTATTTGCCTCCAAACAGGCGCGCGAAGAATCCTTGCTTCTGCACATCGATGAAGCGCAACGGCTTCTCTTTACCCAGCAGGCGGTCGACGGTGTCGCTGTACGCCTGGCCGGCATCGCTCTGGTCGTCGAGGATGACCGGGATACCTTGGTTAGAAGCCTTGAGCACGGCCTGGGACTCGGGAATCACACCCTTGAGCTTGATCGCCAGGATCTCTTCGACGTCGGCGATGCTGAGCATTTCGCCCTTCTCGACGCGCTCTGGGTGGTAACGGGTGATCAGCAGGTGTTCCTTGATCGGCTCTTCGCCGTTCTCGGAGCGACGCGACTTGCTCGACAGGATGCCCAGCATGCGGTCGGAGTCACGCACCGAGGAAACCTCAGGGTTGGTGACCACGATGGCTTCGTCGGCGAAGTACATCGCCAGGTGGGCACCTTTCTCGATACCGGCCGGCGAGTCGCAGATGACGTAGTCGAAGGTATCCTTCAGCTCCATCAGCACCTTTTCCACGCCTTCCTGGGTCAGGGCATCTTTGTCGCGGGTCTGGCTGGCGGCCAGCACGAACAGGTTCTCGAGGCGCTTGTCCTTGATCAGGGCCTGCTGCAGGTTGGCTTCGCCGTTGACCACGTTGACGAAGTCGTACACCACGCGGCGCTCGCAGCCCATGATCAGGTCGAGGTTACGCAGGCCCACGTCGAAGTCGACGATGACAGTCTTGAAGCCGCGCAGAGCGAGGCCGGTACCGATGGCGGCGCTGGTGGTGGTCTTGCCCACCCCCCCCTTGCCGGAAGTAACCACGAGAATCTTGGCCAAGGTGTTTCACCCCTAAATAAACGGGACGCGGGTCCCTGCAAAATACAAAAAACGGCAACGCACAAAATGTTGCCTAAAAATGCCGGCAAGTATCCGTTAAAGACGGGTGATGTTCAACACATCGCCGGACAGGCTGACCTGCACCCCCGAGCCCCACAGCGGGTCGCGGCGCAGGTCTTCGCAAACCTTGTACTGGCCGGCGATCGAGACCATTTCGGCAGTCATCTGCTGGCAGAAGATACGCGCCTTGGTGTTGCCCTTGATACCTGCCAGGGCACGGCCGCGCATGGCGCCGTACACATGGATGTTGCCATCGGCGAGAAGTTCCGCGCCCGGGCTGACGGAGCCGGTGACCACCAGGTCGCCACCTTGGGCGTAGATCTGCTGGCCGCCACGCACGGGCGAGGTGATGATGCGGGTCGGCCGCACCTCTGGCTCGGGGGCCGGCGCCGGAGCAGGGGCCGGTTCGGGCTTCTTCACCTCGGGCTCGGGCTCCAGCGGCCGCTCCCGGGCGCCGGACGGCGGCAGCACCGGCAGATCGATGGCGATCGCCGCAGCGATGTCCTCGATGCGGTTGGCGCGAATCGCCAGGGTCCGCAGGCCATGGTGGCGACAGATGCGCATCAGCCCGGGCAGGTCGATCGCCCCTTCGTCGGCCGGCAGCTTGTCCAGCGCCAGTACCAACGGCGTGTTGCTGAAGAAATTCGGGGCCTGGGCCACTTTCGCCGCCAGCTGGCGGTCAAGGGCCTCGAGGTCGTTACGCCCCAGTTCCAGCACAGTGATGGCGAGCATGCTGCCCTTGAGCTGGAACACGGAGGCGGTGTCGGGTGTGTGGTTTGGGCTCATGGTCTGCATAGACGGCTTGTTGCGAAAAAAGTGCCCTGACTTATAACGATAAGACCGGTTGGCCGCAACCGGCGGCGAACCGATGTAGAATGCGCGGTCTTTGTCTTGCCGGAAGCTTCAATGGACCGCCCGCGTTTTCGACCCTATTTCCTTCACCCGCGATTCTGGGGCCTGTGGCTGGGCCTGGGCCTGCTGTGGCTGGTGGTGCAGCTGCCTTACCGCGCCCTGTTGTGGCTCGGCGGCGCCCTGGGTGCGCTGATGTACCGGGTGGCCGGTGAGCGCCGGCGCATCGCCGCGCGCAACCTTGAGCTGTGCTTCCCGGAGCTGTCCGACGACGAACGGCGACGTTTGCTCAAGGCCAACTTCGCCTCCACCGGCATCGCCTTCTTCGAAATGGCCATGAGCTGGTGGTGGCCCAAGGCCAGGCTGGCACGCCTGGCGCACATCGAGGGCATCGAGCACTTGCAGGCCGCCCAGCAGGCCGGCCAGGGCGCAATTCTGATGGCCG includes:
- a CDS encoding M18 family aminopeptidase, which gives rise to MRDALNTGLIEFLKASPTPFHATASLAQRLEAAGYQRLDERDSWATVPGGRYYVTRNDSSIIAIKLGKQSPLLGGIRMVGAHTDSPCLRVKPQPELQRQGFLQLGVEVYGGALLAPWFDRDLSLAGRVTFRRDGKVESQMIDFKLPIAIIPNLAIHLNRTANEGWAINPQNELPPILAQVAGDERIDFRALLTEQLAREHDLNADVVLDYELSFYDTQDAALIGLNGDFIAGARLDNLLSCYAGLQALLTADSDETCVLVCNDHEEVGSCSACGADGPMLEQTLQRLLPEGDDYVRTIQRSLMVSADNAHGVHPNYADKHDGNHGPKLNAGPVIKVNNNQRYATNSETAGFFRHLCMAEEVPVQSFVVRSDMGCGSTIGPITASHLGVRTVDIGLPTFAMHSIRELCGSHDLAHLVKVLTAFYRSRELP
- the minC gene encoding septum site-determining protein MinC produces the protein MQTMSPNHTPDTASVFQLKGSMLAITVLELGRNDLEALDRQLAAKVAQAPNFFSNTPLVLALDKLPADEGAIDLPGLMRICRHHGLRTLAIRANRIEDIAAAIAIDLPVLPPSGARERPLEPEPEVKKPEPAPAPAPAPEPEVRPTRIITSPVRGGQQIYAQGGDLVVTGSVSPGAELLADGNIHVYGAMRGRALAGIKGNTKARIFCQQMTAEMVSIAGQYKVCEDLRRDPLWGSGVQVSLSGDVLNITRL
- the minD gene encoding septum site-determining protein MinD, with the translated sequence MAKILVVTSGKGGVGKTTTSAAIGTGLALRGFKTVIVDFDVGLRNLDLIMGCERRVVYDFVNVVNGEANLQQALIKDKRLENLFVLAASQTRDKDALTQEGVEKVLMELKDTFDYVICDSPAGIEKGAHLAMYFADEAIVVTNPEVSSVRDSDRMLGILSSKSRRSENGEEPIKEHLLITRYHPERVEKGEMLSIADVEEILAIKLKGVIPESQAVLKASNQGIPVILDDQSDAGQAYSDTVDRLLGKEKPLRFIDVQKQGFFARLFGGK
- a CDS encoding mechanosensitive ion channel family protein, which gives rise to MPALLRCLTLLLLLFITPVQAAGLPGLLGSSAPAQPEASEPLGKSLDEVIKNLENDQQRAKLLADLKKLRDATKQSQPTVEQGVLGLIGGALHDLEKQFSGDASPFNRWSQEIEQAQTELSALMVPVHQWPAILFGFAAVIAVWSLLAYAFNWVGHRVRVRFGLTEELPQHPRTWDLVRFALRKLGPWLVALVFTVYLSFALPPSLGKSLAMVLAYALVVGTCFSAICVIAFSLLDGPHRHRALHILRHQAFRPLWLIGSFAAFGEAMSDPRMTAALGGHLAHTLATLANVVAAVCTGLFILRFRRPIAHLIRNQPLSRRLTRRTLSDTIEILGSFWYLPALILVAISLFATFVSAGDTSTALRQSLMCTVLVVVCMVLNGLVRRHAANPKRANKRQAVYTERLRNFGYALVHLFIWLAFIELGLRVWGLSMIGFAEGEGHEVSLRLLGLAGTLIAAWLVWILADTAVHHALVRSRRGLANARAQTMMPLIRNVMFVAIFIIAVIVALANMGMNVTPLLAGAGVIGLAIGFGAQSLVADLITGLFIIIEDSLAIDDYVDVGGHLGTVEGLTIRTVRLRDIDGIVHTIPFSEIKSIKNYSREFGYAIFRVAIPHSMNIDQAITLIREVGQKLRNDPLMRRNIWSPLELQGVESFESGSAILRARFKTAPIKQWEVSRAFNLALKRQLDEAGLDLATPRLSVQVVTAGGGAAS
- the minE gene encoding cell division topological specificity factor MinE; translated protein: MNLFDFFRGRQKQTSASVAKERLQIIVAHERGQRSEPDYLPALQKELLEVIRKYVNIGNDDVHIELENQGSCSILELNITLPDR
- a CDS encoding RluA family pseudouridine synthase codes for the protein MPLSNIQILHEDAAILVINKPTLLLSVPGRAEDNKDCLITRLQENGYPDALIVHRLDWETSGIILLARDADSHRELSRQFHDRETEKAYTALCWGQPALDSGSIDLPLRYDPPTKPRHVVDHEQGKHALTFWRIIERCGDHCRVELTPITGRSHQLRVHMLSIGHPLLGDRLYANPEALAAHERLCLHASMLSFTHPVSGERLKFECLAPF